A single region of the Candidatus Curtissbacteria bacterium genome encodes:
- a CDS encoding ribonuclease HII, with product MVLPTLDLENNLWQKGFKYVAGIDEVGRGSWAGPLVVASVILPTNFQIPTGLADSKLVKPQLRQKLSKIIIKSALATTIVEISSKDVDKFGVGKATHAAFRKAVKDINPNPDYCLIDAFYIKSFSKKKQSAVKNGDKICASIAAASIIAKVYRDRLMKRLHFKYPLYGFGKHKGYGTPSHQEAIKKYGLSNIHRASYNLEFLFK from the coding sequence ATGGTCCTGCCAACTCTGGATCTGGAAAACAACCTTTGGCAAAAAGGTTTTAAATACGTAGCAGGAATCGACGAAGTCGGAAGAGGCTCCTGGGCAGGCCCCTTAGTTGTAGCTTCTGTAATCCTGCCAACGAATTTCCAAATCCCGACTGGCCTTGCCGATTCCAAACTCGTTAAACCCCAATTGCGCCAGAAACTTTCAAAGATAATTATCAAAAGTGCTCTTGCAACCACAATCGTCGAAATATCATCGAAAGACGTAGATAAATTCGGAGTTGGTAAGGCTACGCATGCTGCCTTCAGAAAAGCAGTTAAAGACATAAATCCTAATCCCGACTATTGCCTGATAGACGCCTTTTACATAAAAAGTTTTTCCAAAAAGAAACAATCTGCAGTTAAAAATGGTGATAAGATTTGCGCATCAATTGCTGCTGCTTCTATAATTGCCAAAGTTTACAGAGACAGATTAATGAAAAGGCTTCATTTTAAATATCCACTCTACGGTTTTGGAAAGCACAAGGGTTACGGAACACCATCTCATCAAGAAGCGATTAAAAAATATGGACTTTCGAATATCCACAGAGCTTCTTATAATCTAGAATTTCTCTTTAAATGA
- the rplS gene encoding 50S ribosomal protein L19 has protein sequence MDNPIVPTTPTTPVAQKPETKNPAFKVGDIVRVITRSFEEKKINPAPFEGIVMAFGGSGTDRTFTVRKIGTNQVAVEKIFPVKSPYIESVKVIKNTRVRRAKLYYLRQRRNIT, from the coding sequence ATGGACAATCCAATAGTGCCAACAACACCAACGACGCCAGTTGCGCAAAAGCCGGAAACGAAAAATCCCGCTTTTAAAGTAGGCGACATCGTCCGCGTAATAACAAGGAGCTTCGAGGAAAAAAAGATAAACCCGGCTCCATTTGAAGGTATTGTTATGGCCTTCGGCGGCAGCGGTACAGACAGGACTTTTACCGTCAGAAAAATAGGCACAAACCAAGTTGCTGTAGAAAAAATATTTCCGGTGAAATCGCCTTATATCGAAAGCGTCAAGGTAATTAAAAATACTAGAGTAAGACGTGCCAAGCTTTACTACCTAAGGCAAAGAAGAAACATCACCTAA